A part of Solibacillus sp. FSL H8-0538 genomic DNA contains:
- a CDS encoding DUF485 domain-containing protein produces the protein MGNNQKPKIDYDKIASQESFKTLAKRKNVFLWSLTVVFLSAYMLLPVLTSFTTILHEKAYGEITWVWFYAAGLFIMTWSLAHLYVAKANSFDRDAKAIIAEYEGGASK, from the coding sequence ATGGGGAATAATCAAAAACCAAAAATTGATTATGACAAAATCGCAAGTCAAGAATCATTCAAAACACTAGCAAAACGTAAGAATGTATTTTTGTGGTCGTTAACGGTAGTATTCTTATCAGCGTATATGCTATTACCAGTTCTAACGTCTTTCACAACAATACTGCATGAAAAAGCGTACGGTGAAATTACTTGGGTATGGTTTTACGCAGCTGGGCTGTTCATTATGACTTGGAGTTTAGCGCATTTATATGTTGCGAAAGCGAACAGCTTCGACCGTGATGCAAAAGCGATTATCGCTGAATACGAAGGGGGTGCCTCAAAATGA
- a CDS encoding solute symporter family protein has product MSIAAIFFFVTIVGLTLVITWWASKKTSSASDFYTAGGGLTGWQNGLAIAGDYLSAASFLGIAGSVALFGFDGFFFSIGYLVAYLVVLYIIAEPLRNLGKFTLADMITARFNKSKVRGTAALSTITIVLFYMIAQLVGAGALIQLLLGIDYWVAVLLVGVMMTIYVLFGGMTATSWVQIVKACLLMIGTIIISFLVLSKFDFSILKMFSHMTTATDAGAAYLQPGLLYTNGINTISVLIALVLGTAGLPHILMRFFTVKDAQTARSSVIWATWIVGSFYVLTIFLGFGAAAFVGKEAIVAANPAGNMAAPLLAEALGGDILMSFVCAVAFATILAVVAGLVLSGASALSHDIYGQIVKKGKITEKEQVLAARIGSIIISVVSILLALGAQTLNVAFLVSLAFCIAASANLPVLIYTIYWKRFNSNGAVTAMLTGLISALILVAVSPNVWNPVEGKAIFVGDPLIMLTNPALISVPLGFLGGFIGSLLSKETDAAKYREVEVKAQTGISVQDASH; this is encoded by the coding sequence ATGAGTATTGCAGCAATATTCTTCTTCGTTACTATCGTAGGGCTTACACTAGTTATTACTTGGTGGGCATCTAAAAAAACTTCATCTGCTAGTGACTTCTACACTGCTGGCGGTGGCTTAACAGGTTGGCAAAATGGGTTAGCGATTGCTGGTGACTATTTATCAGCCGCTTCATTCTTAGGTATCGCGGGTTCTGTCGCTCTATTCGGATTCGACGGATTCTTCTTCTCAATCGGTTATTTAGTAGCATACTTAGTGGTGTTATACATCATTGCTGAGCCACTACGTAATCTTGGTAAATTTACATTAGCTGATATGATCACAGCCCGCTTTAATAAATCAAAGGTTCGTGGTACAGCAGCACTTAGTACAATTACAATTGTTCTTTTCTACATGATTGCACAGCTAGTAGGTGCAGGTGCACTTATTCAATTACTTTTAGGCATTGATTATTGGGTAGCGGTATTATTAGTAGGTGTCATGATGACGATTTATGTATTATTCGGTGGTATGACAGCTACTTCTTGGGTACAAATCGTTAAAGCATGTCTATTAATGATTGGTACTATTATTATCTCATTCTTAGTATTATCAAAATTCGATTTTAGTATTTTAAAAATGTTCTCGCACATGACAACAGCTACTGATGCTGGTGCAGCGTATTTACAACCAGGCTTACTTTACACAAATGGTATTAACACGATTTCTGTGTTAATCGCTTTAGTACTTGGTACAGCTGGTCTTCCACATATTTTAATGCGTTTCTTCACTGTAAAAGATGCGCAAACAGCACGTTCATCTGTAATTTGGGCTACTTGGATTGTAGGTAGTTTCTATGTACTAACAATCTTCCTTGGATTCGGTGCTGCAGCATTCGTAGGTAAAGAAGCCATTGTGGCAGCGAACCCAGCCGGTAACATGGCTGCACCACTTTTAGCTGAAGCTTTAGGTGGCGACATCTTAATGTCATTCGTTTGTGCCGTGGCATTCGCAACAATTTTAGCAGTAGTAGCAGGTTTAGTTCTTTCTGGTGCATCTGCCCTTTCACATGATATTTACGGACAAATTGTTAAAAAAGGTAAAATTACAGAGAAAGAGCAAGTTCTGGCTGCTCGAATTGGATCTATCATAATCTCTGTAGTATCGATCCTTTTAGCATTAGGTGCACAAACGCTTAACGTTGCATTCTTAGTATCATTAGCATTCTGTATCGCTGCATCTGCAAACTTACCAGTACTCATTTACACAATTTACTGGAAACGTTTCAACTCAAATGGTGCTGTAACAGCAATGTTAACAGGTTTAATTTCAGCTTTAATCTTAGTAGCAGTTTCACCAAACGTGTGGAACCCAGTTGAAGGGAAAGCAATTTTCGTAGGTGATCCGTTAATTATGTTAACAAACCCAGCGTTAATTTCTGTACCACTTGGTTTCCTTGGTGGATTCATCGGTTCTCTACTTTCGAAAGAAACTGACGCTGCGAAATACCGTGAAGTTGAAGTTAAAGCTCAAACAGGTATTTCTGTTCAAGACGCTTCACACTAA
- the plsY gene encoding glycerol-3-phosphate 1-O-acyltransferase PlsY, whose amino-acid sequence MVNALLLICAYVIGSIPSALWIGKLFYKTDIREHGSGNLGATNTFRTLGKKAGLVVTIIDVLKGTAAVLLILLPYFSDTTIHPLVLGIIAVVGHMYPIFARFRGGKAVATSAGVILGYALPLFIVLFFTFFTTLKLTKMVSLTSIVSVCVALIYSIVYWIVTGDFALFILIAFLFTFIIYRHRENIKRIKEGTEPKVKWL is encoded by the coding sequence ATGGTTAATGCATTACTTCTCATTTGTGCTTATGTCATTGGCTCGATCCCATCTGCACTGTGGATCGGTAAATTATTTTATAAAACGGACATTCGAGAACATGGAAGCGGAAATTTAGGAGCAACAAACACATTTCGGACTTTAGGCAAAAAGGCGGGTTTAGTTGTAACAATTATCGATGTGTTAAAAGGGACTGCTGCCGTATTATTAATACTGCTACCGTATTTTTCAGATACCACTATTCACCCATTAGTTCTTGGTATCATTGCAGTTGTGGGTCATATGTACCCAATCTTTGCGCGCTTCCGCGGTGGTAAAGCAGTGGCGACATCGGCTGGTGTTATACTCGGTTACGCGCTACCCTTATTCATCGTACTTTTTTTCACATTCTTTACCACGTTAAAACTAACGAAAATGGTGAGCTTAACGTCTATCGTTTCTGTATGTGTTGCTTTAATTTATAGCATTGTGTATTGGATTGTGACAGGTGATTTTGCACTATTTATTTTAATTGCGTTTTTATTTACATTCATTATTTATCGTCACCGTGAGAATATTAAACGTATTAAAGAAGGCACAGAACCAAAAGTTAAATGGCTTTAA
- a CDS encoding DUF485 domain-containing protein: MTNVGLTEKQIVQPIDYAAIDRMDSFNKFVKKKNTFLFSVAASFLTFYIFLPILAFTSVLQQKAVGSITWVWVYALALFIMTIALCTLYTKMAAKFDKEAAAVIAEYEKAGARG; encoded by the coding sequence ATGACGAATGTAGGTTTAACAGAAAAGCAAATTGTACAACCAATTGATTATGCTGCGATTGATCGTATGGATTCATTTAACAAGTTTGTTAAAAAGAAAAATACGTTTTTATTTAGTGTAGCCGCTTCATTTTTAACATTTTACATCTTTTTACCGATTTTAGCGTTTACTTCTGTATTACAACAGAAAGCAGTTGGCAGCATTACGTGGGTTTGGGTTTATGCATTGGCCCTTTTCATTATGACGATTGCGCTTTGTACGCTTTATACGAAAATGGCAGCGAAATTTGATAAGGAAGCGGCTGCAGTAATTGCCGAATATGAGAAAGCAGGTGCACGTGGATGA
- a CDS encoding solute symporter family protein has product MNLVSAGFFLGIVGLTLIVTYIAAKQTSSASDFYTAGGGLKGWQNGFAIAGDYLSAAAFLGVSGAIALTGFDGFFFSVGYVVANLVLLYIIAEPMRNLGRYTLADMLTSRFNEKRIRGVAATGTIIIVILYMIAQLVGAGALIKLLFGIDYWIAVLIVGVMMTTYVLFGGMTATSWVQIIKAGLLLFGTTLLAFLVFQKFDFNLVTMFNTISADHGEKYLVPGVKYTSTIDSVSMMMALVLGTSGLPHILMRFFTVKDAKTARASISWTTWITAIFFSLTIFLGFGAMHFVGIDAIIAENAAGNTAAPLLAEFLGGNILLSFICAVAFATILAVVSGLVLTGASAISHDIYGEIMKDGKLTEKQQVLAARTGSISIAIVSIILALFAQSLNVSFLVSFAFCIGASANLPVILYTIYWKKFNSTGAVAAMVTGLVSCLVLGAMGPNVWSTTGNAIFVGEPLVKLAVPAIITIPLGFIAGYLGSVLTTNKVSAEEAERVYKEIRVKANTGISVQDASH; this is encoded by the coding sequence ATGAATTTAGTATCAGCAGGATTCTTTTTAGGGATAGTTGGTTTAACATTAATCGTTACATACATCGCAGCGAAGCAAACTTCTTCTGCGAGTGATTTCTATACAGCTGGTGGCGGTCTTAAGGGCTGGCAAAATGGCTTTGCGATTGCGGGAGATTACTTATCTGCAGCTGCATTCCTAGGCGTATCCGGGGCGATCGCTTTAACGGGCTTTGACGGGTTCTTCTTTTCGGTTGGTTATGTAGTAGCGAATTTAGTTCTTCTATATATAATTGCAGAACCTATGCGAAATCTTGGCCGCTATACTTTAGCAGATATGCTGACTTCGCGTTTCAATGAAAAACGTATCCGCGGGGTTGCCGCAACAGGAACGATTATTATTGTTATTTTATATATGATTGCACAGCTAGTAGGTGCAGGTGCATTAATTAAGCTTCTATTTGGTATTGATTACTGGATCGCTGTATTAATTGTCGGCGTAATGATGACGACATATGTATTATTTGGTGGGATGACTGCAACGAGTTGGGTACAAATTATTAAAGCAGGTTTATTATTATTTGGTACTACCCTACTTGCGTTTTTAGTGTTCCAAAAGTTCGACTTTAATTTAGTAACAATGTTTAATACGATTTCTGCAGATCACGGCGAAAAATATTTAGTGCCTGGCGTGAAATATACGTCAACAATTGATTCAGTGTCTATGATGATGGCATTGGTACTTGGTACATCAGGTTTACCACATATTTTAATGCGCTTCTTTACAGTTAAAGATGCAAAAACAGCACGTGCATCAATTTCTTGGACAACGTGGATTACTGCAATTTTCTTCTCATTAACAATTTTCCTAGGCTTTGGTGCAATGCATTTTGTTGGGATTGATGCAATTATTGCGGAAAATGCTGCAGGTAATACAGCTGCCCCACTGCTTGCAGAATTCCTTGGTGGAAACATTTTACTTTCATTTATTTGTGCAGTAGCCTTTGCAACGATTTTAGCGGTAGTATCTGGACTTGTATTAACAGGTGCATCTGCAATTTCGCATGATATTTACGGTGAAATTATGAAGGACGGCAAGTTAACAGAAAAGCAACAAGTGTTAGCTGCGCGTACAGGTTCGATCTCTATCGCTATTGTTTCTATTATCCTTGCGTTATTCGCGCAAAGTTTAAACGTATCATTCTTAGTATCATTTGCGTTCTGTATTGGAGCTTCCGCAAATTTACCGGTAATTCTATACACAATTTACTGGAAGAAGTTTAATTCGACAGGTGCCGTAGCTGCAATGGTGACAGGCTTAGTGTCATGCTTAGTATTAGGTGCAATGGGTCCAAACGTTTGGTCAACAACAGGTAATGCAATCTTTGTTGGAGAACCATTAGTGAAATTAGCCGTACCTGCAATTATTACGATTCCACTTGGTTTCATAGCAGGTTACTTAGGTTCGGTCTTAACAACGAATAAAGTATCTGCTGAAGAAGCAGAACGTGTTTATAAAGAAATTCGTGTAAAAGCAAATACGGGAATTTCTGTACAAGACGCTTCTCATTAA
- the parE gene encoding DNA topoisomerase IV subunit B — translation MAKNQPGLVYNDDAIQVLEGLEAVRKRPGMYIGSTDGRGLHHLVYEIVDNAVDEALAGFGSHIIVKIHADNSISVRDFGRGMPTGMHKMGKPTPEVIFTVLHAGGKFGQGGYKTSGGLHGVGSSVVNALSTFLEVTIYRDGQIHRQRFENGGKPVTSLDIIGNTKEAGTLVHFLPDDSIFSVTKYNYDTLAERLRESAFLLKDLKIELIDERGEGQHDVFHYESGIEAFVAYLNEEKDVLHPVKYVEGTQQEIEVEFAFQFNDGYSETILSFVNNVRTRDGGTHETGAKSAMTRVFNEYARKIGLLKEKDKNLEGTDIREGLAAIVSVRIPENILQFEGQTKGKLGTSEARSAVDLVVAEKLFYVLEENAELSASLVRKAIRAQQVREAARKARDDARNGKKKKSSTLLSGKLTPAQSRNAARNELYLVEGDSAGGSAKQGRDRSFQAILPLRGKVINTEKAKLQDIMKNEEISTIIHTIGAGVGSDFTVEDAAYDKVVIMTDADTDGAHIQVLLLTFFYRYMRPLIEAGKVYIALPPLYKVSKGSGKKQVMEYAWTENELQVAIKNIGKGYIIQRYKGLGEMNADQLWDTTMNPETRTLIRVKIDDGARAERRVTTLMGDKVEPRRKWIEANVNFGMEDETNILENEFIQHEEDK, via the coding sequence TTGGCAAAAAATCAGCCAGGGCTCGTCTATAATGATGATGCCATTCAAGTATTAGAAGGACTAGAGGCAGTACGAAAACGACCAGGCATGTATATAGGTTCAACTGACGGCAGAGGCCTTCATCACTTAGTTTACGAGATTGTCGACAATGCGGTCGATGAAGCACTTGCTGGATTTGGTTCACATATCATTGTAAAAATTCATGCAGATAATAGTATTAGCGTTCGAGACTTTGGACGCGGTATGCCAACAGGTATGCATAAAATGGGGAAGCCAACACCCGAAGTCATTTTTACCGTTCTTCACGCAGGGGGTAAATTTGGTCAAGGTGGCTACAAAACTAGTGGCGGTCTGCACGGTGTTGGTTCTTCCGTTGTCAACGCTTTATCGACATTTTTAGAAGTCACGATTTACCGAGACGGACAAATTCACCGTCAGCGCTTTGAAAATGGTGGTAAACCCGTAACGTCCCTTGATATCATCGGTAACACGAAGGAAGCGGGTACATTAGTTCATTTCCTTCCTGATGATTCAATTTTTTCAGTCACTAAATATAATTATGACACACTTGCTGAGCGCTTACGAGAATCAGCGTTTTTACTGAAAGACTTAAAAATTGAGCTAATTGACGAACGTGGTGAAGGTCAACATGATGTATTCCATTATGAAAGCGGTATTGAAGCATTCGTTGCCTATTTAAACGAGGAGAAAGACGTTTTACATCCCGTTAAATATGTAGAAGGAACGCAGCAAGAGATTGAAGTTGAGTTTGCCTTCCAGTTTAATGATGGCTACTCCGAAACAATTTTATCATTCGTTAATAATGTCCGTACGCGTGACGGTGGTACACATGAAACCGGTGCCAAATCAGCAATGACTCGTGTATTTAATGAATATGCGCGTAAAATTGGTTTATTAAAAGAAAAAGACAAAAATTTAGAAGGTACAGATATTCGTGAAGGATTAGCTGCGATTGTATCTGTTCGTATTCCGGAAAATATTTTACAGTTTGAAGGCCAGACAAAAGGCAAATTAGGTACTAGTGAAGCCCGTTCAGCAGTTGATTTAGTTGTGGCTGAAAAACTTTTTTATGTACTTGAAGAGAACGCCGAACTATCTGCTTCATTAGTCCGAAAAGCCATTCGAGCACAGCAAGTTCGTGAAGCTGCACGTAAAGCACGTGATGATGCACGTAACGGCAAAAAGAAGAAGTCTAGTACGCTACTTTCAGGGAAGTTAACCCCTGCTCAGTCTCGTAATGCGGCAAGAAATGAATTGTACCTTGTAGAGGGTGACTCTGCAGGTGGTTCTGCAAAACAAGGCCGTGATCGTAGTTTCCAAGCAATTCTTCCACTGCGCGGTAAGGTTATTAATACCGAAAAAGCAAAGTTGCAAGATATTATGAAAAACGAAGAGATTTCTACAATTATTCATACAATCGGTGCTGGTGTTGGTTCAGACTTCACAGTAGAAGATGCAGCTTATGATAAAGTTGTCATTATGACCGATGCTGATACGGATGGTGCGCACATCCAAGTGTTGCTGTTAACATTCTTCTACCGCTATATGCGCCCACTTATCGAGGCTGGCAAAGTTTATATTGCACTGCCGCCATTATATAAAGTGTCTAAAGGCTCTGGGAAGAAGCAAGTCATGGAATATGCGTGGACAGAAAATGAATTACAAGTAGCCATTAAAAATATCGGAAAAGGCTATATCATTCAACGCTATAAAGGGCTTGGTGAGATGAATGCCGATCAATTATGGGATACAACGATGAATCCTGAAACGCGTACCTTAATACGCGTGAAAATTGATGACGGTGCACGTGCAGAACGTCGTGTAACAACGTTAATGGGCGATAAAGTAGAGCCTCGCCGTAAATGGATTGAGGCCAACGTAAACTTCGGAATGGAAGATGAAACGAATATTTTAGAAAATGAATTCATCCAACATGAGGAGGACAAGTAA
- the parC gene encoding DNA topoisomerase IV subunit A, with the protein MTFIEKFQDLPLEEVMGDRFGRYSKYIIQDRALPDTRDGLKPVQRRILYAMFNEGNINEKPFRKSAKTVGNVIGNFHPHGDSSVYEAMVRMSQDWKSRHMLIEMHGNNGSVDGDPPAAMRYTEARLSAIAGEMLRDINKGTVDFVPNFDDQDMEPIVLPSRFPNLLVNGSTGISAGYATDIPPHNLTEALDAVLMRLDNKECTVDELMTVIKGPDFPTGGIIQGVDGIKKAYETGKGKIIIRSRAAIETIKGNKEQIVITEIPYDVNKANLIRKIDEQRVNDRRLDGISELRDESDRTGLRIVVELKKDIPAQGILNYLFKISDLQVAYNFNMIAIHNRRPTMMTLPLMLDAYIDHQKEIVTKRSQFDLKRAKDRLHIVEGLMKALSILDEVIATIRGSKDKRDAKINIQTKYDFTEVQAEAIVSLQLYRLTNTDITELVAEQDELNALVAKLTDILNSETKLIKVIKTELLDIRKRFSLPRASDIQAEIEEIKITLDVLVPSEEVIVTVTKDGYVKRTSIRSHNASNGKDFAMKESDYLLYEEHSNTQHHLLLFTNRGNYIYQPVHELPDIRWKDLGQHISSIVPLETNEEIINVIGVDKFEQDNVFVFTATKDGQIKRSPLTDYAVTRYSKPIKTMNVKIEDAMIYTALVTPEQELLLTTNTSYSIRFPLEELPVTGVKTGGVKGIILKEDETLAAVNVLQPGGEQDIIIVTQRGAVKRMNVSEIDLTTRAKRGVVTLKELKSNPHRIFAIVVVHVSNTVLLETEKGVQETLQVMNLSRADRYSNGSLRIDTANDGALVRVTVVKN; encoded by the coding sequence ATGACATTTATTGAGAAATTTCAAGATTTGCCACTAGAAGAAGTTATGGGTGACCGATTTGGTCGCTATTCTAAATATATTATTCAAGACCGTGCACTGCCAGACACACGTGACGGATTGAAGCCAGTACAACGTCGTATTTTGTATGCCATGTTTAATGAAGGCAATATTAACGAAAAACCGTTCCGTAAATCGGCCAAAACTGTCGGTAACGTAATTGGTAACTTCCATCCACATGGTGATTCATCTGTGTATGAAGCAATGGTCCGTATGAGTCAAGACTGGAAATCTCGCCATATGCTGATCGAAATGCATGGGAATAACGGTTCCGTCGATGGTGACCCTCCTGCAGCGATGCGTTATACTGAGGCACGTTTATCTGCCATTGCAGGGGAAATGTTGCGTGACATTAATAAGGGAACAGTAGATTTTGTTCCGAACTTTGATGACCAAGACATGGAGCCGATTGTATTACCATCTCGTTTCCCGAACCTTCTAGTAAATGGTTCTACAGGGATCTCAGCTGGCTATGCAACCGACATCCCACCCCATAACTTAACAGAGGCACTTGACGCAGTATTGATGCGTTTAGATAACAAAGAATGTACTGTGGATGAGCTAATGACCGTTATTAAAGGACCGGATTTCCCAACTGGCGGCATTATTCAAGGCGTTGACGGTATTAAGAAGGCTTATGAAACAGGCAAAGGTAAAATTATTATCCGTTCAAGAGCAGCCATAGAAACAATTAAAGGTAATAAGGAACAAATTGTTATTACGGAAATCCCGTATGATGTAAACAAAGCGAACTTAATTCGAAAAATCGACGAGCAGCGTGTAAATGACCGACGATTAGACGGTATTTCTGAATTACGTGATGAATCAGACCGTACTGGACTGCGCATCGTCGTTGAGTTGAAAAAAGATATTCCTGCACAGGGTATATTAAATTACTTATTCAAAATTTCAGATTTACAGGTGGCCTATAACTTTAATATGATTGCGATTCATAATCGTCGCCCAACGATGATGACACTTCCTCTGATGCTAGATGCTTATATCGATCATCAAAAGGAAATTGTAACGAAACGATCGCAATTTGACTTAAAACGCGCGAAAGACCGTCTTCATATTGTAGAAGGATTAATGAAAGCGTTATCGATTTTAGATGAAGTAATTGCAACGATTCGCGGCTCTAAAGATAAACGTGATGCAAAAATAAATATTCAAACGAAATATGATTTTACAGAAGTGCAAGCAGAGGCAATTGTTAGCTTGCAACTGTATCGTTTAACAAATACGGATATTACAGAATTAGTCGCAGAGCAAGATGAGCTAAATGCATTAGTTGCGAAACTAACGGATATTTTAAATAGCGAAACGAAGCTTATAAAAGTGATTAAAACCGAGTTATTAGATATTCGTAAGCGTTTCTCATTACCTCGAGCATCCGACATTCAAGCGGAAATTGAAGAAATTAAAATTACGCTAGATGTGTTAGTTCCGAGTGAAGAAGTTATCGTAACCGTAACGAAGGATGGCTATGTCAAACGGACAAGTATTCGTTCTCACAATGCTTCGAATGGTAAGGACTTTGCGATGAAAGAGTCGGACTACTTACTGTATGAGGAACATTCAAATACCCAACATCATTTATTGTTGTTCACGAACCGCGGGAATTACATTTATCAGCCTGTTCACGAACTTCCTGATATTCGTTGGAAAGATCTTGGTCAGCATATTTCAAGTATTGTGCCACTTGAGACAAATGAAGAAATAATTAATGTCATTGGTGTTGATAAGTTTGAACAAGACAATGTATTTGTTTTCACAGCAACGAAAGACGGACAAATTAAACGTTCGCCACTTACTGATTATGCTGTAACGCGTTATTCAAAACCAATTAAAACGATGAACGTGAAAATAGAAGATGCCATGATTTATACGGCACTGGTAACGCCTGAGCAAGAGTTATTGCTTACAACAAACACAAGCTATAGCATTCGTTTCCCACTGGAAGAACTACCAGTGACAGGCGTAAAAACAGGCGGCGTGAAAGGGATTATTCTAAAAGAGGATGAAACACTCGCCGCAGTCAATGTATTACAGCCAGGCGGGGAACAAGACATCATCATTGTGACGCAGCGTGGAGCAGTAAAACGCATGAACGTATCTGAAATTGATCTGACAACCCGTGCAAAACGCGGCGTAGTCACATTAAAAGAATTAAAATCAAACCCACATCGTATTTTTGCGATTGTTGTGGTGCATGTATCGAATACAGTTCTATTAGAAACAGAAAAGGGTGTGCAAGAAACATTGCAAGTGATGAACTTATCACGAGCGGATCGCTACTCAAATGGTTCATTACGAATCGATACTGCAAATGACGGGGCATTAGTTCGTGTAACTGTCGTGAAAAATTAA
- a CDS encoding SWIM zinc finger family protein has protein sequence MDLHNFEQYISKTFISRGKNYFKQGNVRQLHQIASNAWRAVVAGSDDYQVFVELKGTEINEFFCTCPFDGPTCKHEVAVFIAIRNQLDTVILPNFSVSLLQGLSNEQLLQVIEKLVEQNPFLHNQVQQMLTPKNKKAVISTVQQANKMILSYLQPYLDLENIFEEEFDEAFHGVSIVIDWARDSLITNQQGQALSLFLNCYYFAALTTELCNDWQIDELMSDIYLMMVEVVEEVEDEQMAMNFLKFFEETIFKDNIDKSKILKSDLFDVALPLTVYEKCAAYYKLMLTRLATYPNTEDLVETLSLTLTLEIGSPEEQQVYYERTDLNDSMRSLLITHAMDKQQYEQALALCADGIERTSSNTYKKQTWMENAYKIHDNLNNPIAKRAIAFELAVKGNESYYRELKGLYDTEEWAVILEQLLHSYEEMNHYPYFYSSILVEEHLWSQLLSYCHQQPERIVKFGQFLQPFYVQEVEGLFMAHIFDLAETSSNRSHYKTIRAALSSLKALGYEESTSQLIQTFTTRYPRRTALHDELAHI, from the coding sequence ATGGATTTACATAATTTCGAACAATATATTTCCAAAACGTTTATTAGCCGTGGGAAGAACTATTTCAAACAGGGGAATGTAAGGCAGTTACACCAAATTGCATCGAATGCTTGGCGAGCGGTTGTTGCAGGTAGTGATGATTATCAAGTGTTTGTCGAACTAAAAGGAACTGAAATTAATGAATTCTTTTGTACATGCCCGTTTGATGGACCTACTTGTAAACATGAGGTGGCTGTATTCATCGCTATACGCAATCAGCTCGACACTGTTATCCTACCTAATTTTTCGGTGTCTTTGCTTCAAGGGCTATCAAATGAACAATTATTACAAGTCATTGAAAAACTAGTCGAACAAAACCCATTTCTACACAATCAGGTTCAACAAATGCTGACTCCAAAGAACAAAAAGGCCGTCATTTCTACTGTGCAGCAGGCAAACAAAATGATTTTAAGTTATTTACAACCGTATCTTGACCTTGAAAATATTTTTGAAGAAGAATTTGATGAAGCATTTCACGGTGTTAGTATCGTCATTGATTGGGCGAGAGATTCTTTAATAACAAATCAACAAGGGCAGGCGCTGTCATTATTTTTAAATTGCTATTATTTTGCCGCTCTTACAACAGAGCTATGTAATGATTGGCAAATCGATGAGCTAATGAGCGATATTTACCTAATGATGGTTGAAGTTGTCGAGGAAGTAGAAGACGAGCAAATGGCAATGAACTTTTTAAAGTTTTTCGAGGAAACTATTTTCAAAGATAACATCGACAAATCAAAAATCCTTAAGAGTGATTTATTCGATGTGGCACTACCACTCACAGTTTATGAAAAATGCGCAGCTTATTATAAGTTAATGCTGACACGCCTAGCCACATATCCGAATACAGAGGATTTAGTTGAGACGTTAAGCCTTACGTTAACATTAGAGATTGGATCACCAGAAGAGCAACAGGTCTATTATGAACGAACAGATTTAAACGATTCTATGCGTTCGCTCCTAATTACACATGCAATGGATAAACAACAGTATGAGCAGGCACTAGCGCTTTGTGCAGACGGTATCGAACGTACATCATCAAACACCTATAAAAAGCAAACATGGATGGAAAATGCATATAAAATCCACGATAATCTTAATAACCCGATTGCCAAACGTGCAATTGCGTTTGAATTAGCGGTGAAAGGTAATGAATCCTATTATCGTGAACTAAAAGGATTATATGATACAGAAGAGTGGGCAGTTATTTTAGAACAATTACTGCATTCATATGAGGAAATGAATCACTATCCTTATTTCTATTCTTCAATTCTTGTGGAAGAGCATCTTTGGAGTCAGCTGCTCTCTTATTGTCATCAACAGCCTGAACGCATAGTAAAGTTTGGACAGTTTTTGCAGCCGTTCTATGTGCAGGAGGTAGAAGGACTGTTTATGGCGCATATATTCGACCTAGCAGAGACTTCATCAAACCGAAGTCATTACAAAACAATTCGCGCGGCGTTATCAAGCTTGAAGGCGCTCGGTTATGAGGAAAGCACCTCGCAGTTAATACAGACGTTTACTACACGCTATCCACGTCGTACCGCACTACATGACGAATTAGCACATATTTAA